Proteins encoded together in one Chitinophaga sp. LS1 window:
- a CDS encoding glycoside hydrolase family 3 protein, whose product MIKGIITLSLLIGVLPVQGQDHSNYQTIGNTKGPTLGYATNSGVKILTIGKLHFKDLNKNGKLDKYEDWRLPIEERAKDLVSKMTVEQMAGLMLYSLHQALPSHENGFASGTYNGQPFSKSGAAPSDISDQQKQFLKEDNLRHILITTVANPGVAAAWNNNVQAFAEGLSLGIPVNNSSDPRHVTQSNAEFNAGAGGAISQWPDGLGLAATFDPNIVQQFGSIAAKEYRALGITTALSPQVDLATEPRWYRLISTFGESPALSTDMARVYIDGFQTSTGVDEIKDGWGWTSVNAMVKHWPGGGPEEGGRDAHFAYGKFAVYPGKNFSAHTAPFVNGALKLSGKTKEVAAVMPYYTISYGIDPSGNNVGNGYSKYLLTDLLRQQYHYDGVICTDWLITANEGAAPDVFEGKPWGLEASTVDERHYQAIIAGVDQFGGNNDAKPVIAAYQMGVKEHGEAFMKERFQRSAVRLLKNIFRVGLFENPYLEIEKSKAIVGNPEFMKAGFEAQLKSVVLLKNHANTLPVTGRKTVYIPKIYYPMLKNWWGMPTMPHFDYPVDTNTVKKYYNITAIPAKADFALVFVSSPVSADNGYSAEDRKAGGNGYVPISLQYGQYKAVAAREQSIAAGDPVVAPTVKNRSYKDKTVTANNFMDLQTILDTRSVMNGKPVVVVVNAGKPMVFSEFEKSADGLLIHFGVSTSAMMEIISGKTEPSGLLPLQMPKDMATVEKQSEDVPYDMDCYQDSDGHSYDFGYGLDWKGVIHDSRNAKYHKE is encoded by the coding sequence ATGATAAAGGGAATCATCACATTATCACTATTGATAGGCGTACTACCCGTACAGGGACAAGACCACAGCAACTACCAGACGATTGGCAATACCAAAGGCCCTACTCTGGGTTATGCGACCAATTCAGGTGTGAAAATCCTGACCATTGGCAAACTCCATTTTAAAGACTTAAATAAGAATGGGAAACTGGATAAATACGAGGATTGGAGATTGCCAATAGAAGAAAGGGCCAAAGATCTGGTATCAAAAATGACGGTTGAACAGATGGCAGGTTTGATGTTGTATAGTCTTCACCAGGCACTCCCCTCCCATGAAAATGGCTTTGCCAGCGGTACGTATAATGGCCAGCCATTTAGTAAGAGCGGTGCCGCTCCTTCAGACATCAGCGATCAGCAAAAACAGTTTCTGAAAGAGGATAACCTCCGCCATATACTCATCACCACCGTAGCCAATCCCGGTGTGGCAGCAGCATGGAATAACAATGTACAGGCTTTTGCAGAAGGATTAAGTTTAGGAATTCCGGTCAATAACAGCTCAGATCCCCGGCATGTAACGCAATCAAACGCAGAGTTCAATGCCGGTGCGGGTGGCGCCATTTCTCAATGGCCGGATGGATTGGGGCTGGCAGCTACATTTGATCCGAATATCGTACAACAATTTGGCAGCATTGCAGCCAAAGAATATAGAGCTTTGGGAATTACTACGGCCCTCTCACCGCAAGTAGACCTGGCCACAGAGCCAAGATGGTACCGGCTCATTTCTACATTTGGAGAAAGCCCTGCTTTGTCAACTGACATGGCCAGGGTATATATAGATGGTTTCCAGACTTCCACAGGTGTGGATGAGATAAAAGACGGATGGGGATGGACGAGTGTCAATGCCATGGTAAAACACTGGCCGGGTGGTGGTCCGGAAGAAGGTGGCAGAGATGCACACTTTGCATATGGGAAGTTTGCAGTATACCCCGGTAAAAACTTCTCTGCGCACACTGCTCCATTTGTAAACGGGGCCTTAAAACTGAGTGGAAAAACAAAAGAGGTGGCTGCTGTGATGCCTTATTATACGATCTCTTATGGTATAGACCCCAGTGGTAACAATGTTGGTAATGGATATAGTAAATACCTGCTAACAGATCTGCTCAGACAGCAATATCATTATGATGGTGTGATTTGTACTGACTGGCTCATTACTGCCAATGAAGGTGCAGCTCCTGATGTATTTGAAGGAAAGCCGTGGGGGCTGGAAGCCAGCACTGTGGATGAAAGGCATTATCAGGCAATAATAGCAGGCGTCGATCAGTTTGGTGGTAACAATGATGCGAAACCTGTAATTGCTGCTTATCAAATGGGGGTAAAAGAGCATGGCGAAGCATTTATGAAAGAACGGTTTCAGCGGTCAGCAGTACGGTTACTGAAAAATATATTTCGTGTAGGATTGTTTGAAAATCCTTACCTGGAAATAGAAAAAAGTAAAGCGATTGTGGGCAATCCTGAATTTATGAAAGCGGGTTTTGAGGCACAACTGAAATCTGTGGTATTATTGAAAAACCATGCGAATACGCTTCCTGTTACTGGCAGGAAAACGGTATATATTCCAAAGATCTATTACCCCATGTTAAAGAATTGGTGGGGCATGCCAACGATGCCACATTTTGATTACCCTGTGGATACGAACACAGTCAAAAAATATTATAACATTACAGCTATTCCGGCAAAAGCAGATTTTGCGCTGGTATTTGTGAGCAGTCCGGTGAGTGCCGACAATGGTTATAGTGCGGAAGACAGGAAAGCGGGTGGAAACGGATATGTGCCCATCAGTCTGCAATATGGTCAATACAAGGCGGTGGCTGCGCGGGAACAGAGTATTGCGGCGGGTGATCCGGTAGTTGCTCCTACAGTAAAGAACAGATCTTACAAAGACAAAACTGTTACAGCGAATAACTTCATGGATTTACAGACCATACTGGATACAAGATCAGTGATGAATGGCAAGCCTGTAGTGGTGGTTGTAAATGCAGGAAAGCCCATGGTGTTTAGTGAGTTTGAGAAAAGTGCAGATGGGTTGTTGATACATTTTGGTGTTTCTACTTCTGCAATGATGGAGATCATTTCAGGAAAGACGGAGCCCTCCGGTTTATTGCCTTTGCAGATGCCGAAAGATATGGCGACGGTGGAGAAACAAAGTGAAGATGTGCCTTATGATATGGATTGTTATCAGGATAGTGATGGCCACAGTTATGATTTTGGGTATGGGTTGGATTGGAAAGGGGTGATTCATGATAGCAGGAATGCGAAATATCACAAGGAGTAA
- a CDS encoding M20 family metallopeptidase — protein MKVWILLIALVSWRQTGMHNLIRSETDSIYDKLVRIRRDLHANPELAGNEIHTAKFIKQYLINLGLEVETNIYGHSLVGILKGSKPGKQIAWRAEMDALPNNFRDDVPFKSIIKGVQQGCGHDVHMAIALGIAEILSKHRASFAGTIYFIFQSEEETFQGAKGMIDHGLFSKIHPDEMYALHVTALPVGKIMVKPNEMFAYQKRVRIQLQKGDAKEVETKIYNSLSRSQANSQPWEIQQVSDPSKGLMNPNTQFKDYLFMDPHFNTYSQHDSLVLETYLYETNQTNLPGIIPRIKQLVGGDVSFIQENPTVMNDNKLTNSAVNTLQRIYGKDVTAPDYGQVPYFNDDFAYFQQKVPGVYFFLGGTNVLNHAPGFKVDEESIRVGVRSFSSLIIERLAL, from the coding sequence ATGAAAGTATGGATCTTATTAATAGCCCTTGTTAGCTGGCGCCAAACGGGAATGCACAACCTGATCAGATCAGAAACTGATAGCATCTATGATAAGCTGGTCAGGATCAGAAGAGATCTTCATGCAAATCCCGAATTAGCAGGAAATGAAATTCACACAGCGAAATTCATCAAACAATATTTAATCAACTTAGGCCTTGAAGTAGAAACAAATATTTACGGCCATAGCCTTGTCGGTATTTTAAAAGGAAGCAAACCCGGTAAGCAGATCGCCTGGCGGGCAGAGATGGATGCTTTACCAAATAACTTTCGGGATGATGTGCCGTTCAAATCCATTATAAAAGGCGTGCAACAGGGCTGTGGGCATGATGTACATATGGCCATCGCACTGGGCATTGCAGAAATCCTTTCAAAACATAGGGCATCATTCGCCGGAACCATCTATTTCATTTTTCAATCAGAAGAAGAGACCTTTCAGGGGGCAAAGGGCATGATTGACCATGGATTATTTTCCAAAATACATCCGGATGAAATGTATGCTTTGCATGTAACTGCACTGCCTGTAGGAAAGATCATGGTAAAACCTAATGAGATGTTTGCCTACCAGAAACGGGTAAGGATTCAATTACAGAAAGGTGATGCAAAAGAAGTGGAAACGAAAATATATAATTCATTATCACGTTCACAGGCGAATAGCCAACCGTGGGAGATACAACAGGTCAGTGATCCCTCCAAAGGATTAATGAACCCCAACACCCAATTTAAAGACTACCTGTTCATGGATCCCCATTTTAATACTTATTCCCAACATGACTCGCTTGTGTTGGAAACGTATTTATATGAAACGAACCAAACAAACCTCCCAGGAATCATTCCCCGCATTAAACAACTAGTGGGCGGAGACGTTTCTTTCATACAGGAAAATCCCACTGTCATGAATGATAACAAATTGACTAATTCCGCAGTGAATACACTACAGCGTATCTATGGAAAAGATGTAACCGCACCTGACTATGGGCAGGTCCCTTACTTTAACGATGACTTTGCTTATTTTCAACAAAAAGTACCGGGCGTTTATTTTTTTCTTGGTGGTACGAATGTCCTAAACCACGCACCTGGTTTTAAGGTAGATGAAGAAAGTATAAGGGTAGGGGTGAGAAGCTTTTCTTCCTTAATAATTGAAAGGCTGGCTTTATAA
- a CDS encoding DUF4468 domain-containing protein, translated as MKGFLFLILFTPILVHAQDSLLYNIFPIHNGKIRYEKIIHVDSVSKNDIYTRIKEWALENYNSQKATKQEDDKDAGFLVYTGYFEKPFEGKMKRTSIIDDRQVWNTIKFYVKEGRVKIIIDDIRIRSKVYAANVFTSLSSNIGDAWYIEKYESYYKDKNTSWVEQNKVYFNSLNKDFYNTLSNIASWLTTKKISESTF; from the coding sequence ATGAAAGGATTCTTATTTTTAATCTTGTTTACTCCAATTCTCGTCCATGCACAGGATTCTTTACTATATAATATCTTTCCAATCCACAACGGTAAGATCCGTTATGAAAAGATAATTCACGTTGACTCTGTTAGTAAAAATGATATATATACTAGAATTAAGGAATGGGCATTAGAAAATTATAATTCACAAAAAGCCACAAAACAGGAAGACGATAAGGATGCCGGATTTCTGGTTTATACAGGATATTTTGAAAAACCCTTTGAGGGGAAAATGAAAAGAACTTCAATAATTGATGATAGGCAAGTATGGAATACTATTAAATTTTATGTCAAAGAAGGTAGAGTAAAGATTATTATTGATGATATTAGAATAAGGTCTAAAGTATATGCTGCTAACGTTTTTACTTCACTAAGTTCTAATATTGGAGATGCCTGGTATATTGAAAAATATGAATCCTATTATAAGGATAAAAATACTTCTTGGGTAGAACAGAATAAAGTATATTTCAATTCATTAAATAAGGATTTCTATAATACTCTCTCCAATATTGCCAGCTGGTTGACTACTAAAAAGATAAGTGAATCTACTTTTTGA
- a CDS encoding helix-turn-helix domain-containing protein, with protein sequence MKEMIKKENEFNATPMLFPYEPDVFWQRVRLIIREEIRQAEKDTPVIPMYETPGMQYKPLYKITEVCQLFQVTKPTIYEWIKYGKLKPLKIRSRVFFLWQDIQNLLTEAA encoded by the coding sequence ATGAAAGAAATGATAAAAAAAGAAAATGAATTTAATGCTACTCCTATGTTATTTCCGTACGAGCCAGACGTGTTTTGGCAACGTGTTCGACTTATCATCCGGGAAGAAATCAGGCAGGCTGAAAAAGATACACCTGTAATACCTATGTATGAAACGCCAGGTATGCAGTACAAGCCCTTGTACAAGATTACCGAGGTATGCCAGTTGTTTCAGGTCACGAAACCTACTATATACGAGTGGATAAAATATGGGAAGTTGAAGCCGTTAAAAATCAGATCAAGAGTATTTTTCTTATGGCAGGATATACAAAACCTGCTGACAGAAGCAGCCTAA
- a CDS encoding helix-turn-helix transcriptional regulator, with translation MMKPEFFKDNVELQKEMVNRVGIFETDSAQKSYLLAKKIEDGMNFKGLTRQSFARLLNVQPSIITRWLSGKHNFTVETLFDIEDKLDIKLIAIDPPTQRIMNLHLVVESSSRAHFSNLNDFTNFLPVQHIRYFSPVNQAFNDHSSSEEFLDFMNKSTFNKDECSK, from the coding sequence ATGATGAAACCCGAATTTTTTAAAGACAATGTCGAACTTCAAAAAGAAATGGTGAATAGAGTCGGAATTTTTGAAACCGATTCTGCACAAAAAAGTTATTTACTTGCGAAGAAAATTGAAGATGGGATGAATTTTAAGGGATTGACAAGGCAGTCTTTCGCCCGTCTTTTGAATGTCCAGCCTTCAATTATTACTAGATGGCTCAGTGGAAAACATAATTTTACAGTGGAAACATTGTTTGATATTGAAGATAAACTAGATATTAAATTGATTGCGATAGACCCTCCTACACAAAGGATAATGAATCTTCACTTAGTAGTAGAGTCTTCCTCTCGTGCCCACTTTTCTAATTTGAATGATTTTACCAATTTTTTACCAGTTCAACACATTAGATATTTTAGTCCAGTAAATCAAGCTTTTAATGATCATTCTTCATCAGAAGAATTTTTGGATTTTATGAATAAATCAACTTTTAACAAGGATGAATGCAGTAAGTAA
- a CDS encoding PIN domain-containing protein produces the protein MNDSVFLDSNIMVYSYSNSELNKQEIARKLITDSNSFISTQVLQELCNIVTRKFKFSYKQAATAIKECCQNNNLHTNTEDTVIQACQIADRYGFSFYDSMIVSAAL, from the coding sequence ATGAACGATAGCGTTTTCTTGGATAGTAATATCATGGTGTATTCCTATTCTAATTCCGAATTAAATAAGCAGGAAATTGCCCGTAAACTGATTACTGATAGCAATTCTTTTATTAGTACGCAGGTTTTACAGGAACTGTGTAATATTGTTACCCGAAAATTCAAGTTCAGTTACAAACAGGCAGCTACAGCGATAAAGGAATGCTGTCAGAATAATAACCTTCACACCAATACAGAGGACACCGTTATACAGGCGTGTCAAATTGCAGACCGCTATGGCTTTTCTTTTTATGATAGTATGATCGTCTCTGCAGCCTTGTAA
- a CDS encoding HEPN domain-containing protein, giving the protein MQTNNPHYKIEYTTNIFINGDTDTSGISHWKEKLISILEKVPSQADTLKPLIQFIVVAIAPTKIYMLQHTDITTTATDRYIDLLIIISGKSVSSFTEMEPVLEIAYLKDQRVSCSLHHESNLLGGLRNGHAFYSLNCIPENLVYDDKTVTYPITTPEALLDMKNRVQDQFMKAFEKALHFYESAVALYQKHPSAIVSFMLHQAVELTYRGILLSLNGYDKKTHEIRALKKHARRCSPLLNNVFPDNTEDEKHLLNVLENAYLNARYGEQYDIPDNELPLLFQKVELLQTTAKEIVAKKIA; this is encoded by the coding sequence ATGCAAACCAATAACCCTCATTATAAAATAGAATATACCACCAATATATTTATCAATGGAGATACAGATACGAGCGGAATTAGCCATTGGAAGGAAAAGCTAATTTCAATACTGGAAAAGGTACCTTCCCAGGCAGATACTTTAAAACCCCTCATTCAATTTATCGTTGTTGCTATTGCTCCCACAAAAATCTACATGCTCCAGCATACAGACATAACAACTACCGCAACGGATCGATATATTGATTTATTGATCATCATATCCGGGAAAAGTGTGAGTTCTTTTACGGAAATGGAACCCGTATTGGAAATAGCATATCTGAAAGATCAGCGTGTTTCCTGCTCTCTGCATCATGAAAGTAATTTATTGGGAGGTTTACGAAACGGACATGCTTTCTATTCACTCAATTGTATTCCTGAGAATCTGGTTTATGATGACAAAACAGTAACCTATCCCATCACTACACCCGAAGCATTGCTGGATATGAAAAACCGCGTACAGGATCAGTTTATGAAAGCATTTGAAAAAGCCCTGCATTTCTATGAAAGCGCTGTAGCCTTGTATCAGAAGCACCCTTCTGCCATCGTATCATTTATGCTACACCAAGCCGTAGAACTCACTTACAGAGGCATTTTACTAAGCCTGAATGGATATGATAAAAAGACGCATGAAATTCGAGCTTTAAAAAAGCATGCCCGGCGTTGTAGCCCTTTATTGAACAATGTTTTCCCTGATAATACGGAAGATGAAAAGCATCTGTTGAACGTGCTGGAAAATGCTTACCTGAATGCCCGTTACGGAGAGCAATATGACATACCGGACAATGAGCTACCCTTACTTTTTCAAAAGGTGGAGTTGTTACAGACTACGGCTAAAGAAATTGTAGCGAAAAAGATTGCCTGA
- a CDS encoding ThiF family adenylyltransferase — protein MLYSEDLQEYTGQITIEVQEAIEELRRYFCLETVKVLSIDDYWIAIPVNLHVSIPPNGSVGGIDIREIEPILIWFKLGNYPSVAPRVSSDRKDFPRHKLSHLYVLQSKDPGVKLCLVRGNLDEWFANKPLVTMLGLSEEWYFKAANGLLNEDGNEFDPMRLDSYSDYHAYRYSRMIEVVEEQKSFLPREPFACFITIGSEVLKDAHVRVIFKTDAYFPLIASEKVISIAKALESKKNANMFPFVSVLIWNPSDVTYSEYDTNIPTNYQELVKYFHRYDIDINPILENLIKTKIIWKETIPLIHAIKRPKKMIGFAGNYEFVNFRLYAEPGQKKVIGPQCEVKIMSHIEPFAQSIASTLSGETRNAKTLFVGAGSLGSKIIMHNARSGNASMGICDNDDFLEHNLARHTLLPIHVGRNKANALVDELNKMFEFTPDRSIEAFTAKVGLLSDSIFTNYKWLVDSTASLSVRNWLALKKFNSPINIAKCELANEGGIGLLYVEGENRNPRIDDLVNLAYFRALKYLAIEKWRRNDADREEKTLEIGLGCSSATAVVADDSISSHAAIFSKVLHHQKDRDIIKEKGLFYLQVIDKKGIPESYSRHEIIDPFSVHQCGVGSGWEVRLMGGLKEHLLLECKRFKPKETGGILIGICNYKTKTIHVYDIMNAPPNSKRTSVSFIRSNTGLKERVDQIKAITGGMIGYVGEWHTHPMQLEQLSERDKKTVDELLPINRKVPIPTLSLIVTNTDLLPYIFL, from the coding sequence ATGCTATATAGTGAAGACCTGCAAGAATATACGGGGCAAATTACAATAGAAGTACAAGAGGCAATCGAGGAGCTGCGTCGGTATTTTTGTTTAGAAACAGTGAAGGTACTTTCCATAGATGACTACTGGATAGCCATCCCTGTTAATTTACATGTGTCTATCCCGCCTAATGGTTCCGTTGGCGGGATAGACATAAGAGAGATAGAGCCGATTTTAATTTGGTTTAAACTGGGAAACTATCCCAGCGTAGCACCTAGAGTTTCTAGTGACAGAAAAGACTTCCCCAGACACAAGCTTTCTCATTTGTATGTTTTACAGTCGAAGGATCCAGGGGTCAAACTCTGTTTGGTCAGGGGAAATCTTGATGAATGGTTCGCTAACAAACCGTTAGTAACCATGTTGGGATTATCAGAAGAATGGTATTTTAAAGCCGCTAATGGATTGTTAAATGAAGACGGTAATGAATTTGATCCGATGCGGTTAGACTCATATTCAGACTATCATGCTTATAGATATTCCCGAATGATTGAAGTCGTAGAAGAGCAGAAAAGTTTTTTACCTAGAGAGCCATTTGCCTGTTTCATTACAATTGGAAGTGAGGTACTAAAGGACGCCCACGTAAGAGTAATCTTTAAAACGGATGCCTATTTCCCATTAATTGCTTCAGAAAAAGTTATATCGATTGCCAAAGCGCTGGAAAGCAAGAAGAATGCAAATATGTTTCCTTTTGTTTCGGTATTAATCTGGAACCCTAGTGATGTTACGTATTCAGAATATGATACAAATATTCCTACTAATTATCAGGAACTGGTGAAATACTTTCATCGTTACGACATTGATATTAATCCAATTTTAGAGAACTTAATTAAGACGAAGATTATTTGGAAAGAAACTATTCCCTTGATCCATGCGATAAAACGGCCGAAAAAGATGATCGGTTTTGCGGGTAACTATGAATTTGTCAACTTCCGGTTGTATGCAGAGCCTGGTCAGAAAAAGGTAATAGGGCCGCAATGCGAAGTAAAAATCATGAGCCACATCGAACCGTTCGCACAAAGTATCGCATCAACACTATCAGGAGAAACACGAAATGCTAAAACATTATTTGTGGGTGCCGGATCGTTAGGTTCAAAAATCATTATGCATAACGCAAGGAGTGGAAACGCCTCAATGGGTATTTGCGATAATGACGATTTTTTGGAACACAACCTAGCTAGACACACACTACTGCCAATACATGTGGGCAGAAACAAAGCTAATGCTCTCGTAGATGAACTAAATAAAATGTTTGAGTTCACACCAGATAGATCCATTGAAGCTTTTACAGCTAAAGTTGGTCTTTTATCAGACAGTATATTTACGAACTACAAATGGCTAGTAGACTCGACCGCCTCACTTAGTGTTAGAAACTGGCTGGCCTTAAAAAAATTTAATAGCCCGATTAATATTGCGAAATGCGAATTAGCGAATGAAGGTGGAATTGGGCTACTTTATGTAGAGGGAGAAAATCGTAACCCCCGAATTGACGACCTAGTCAACCTAGCGTACTTTCGAGCATTAAAATATCTGGCCATAGAAAAATGGAGGAGAAACGATGCTGATAGAGAGGAAAAAACATTGGAGATTGGCTTAGGCTGTAGTTCTGCAACAGCAGTTGTGGCGGATGACTCTATATCGAGTCATGCTGCGATTTTTTCAAAGGTTTTGCACCATCAGAAAGATAGGGATATTATCAAAGAAAAAGGGCTATTCTACCTCCAAGTAATTGATAAGAAAGGGATACCAGAATCCTATAGTAGGCATGAAATTATTGATCCTTTTAGCGTTCATCAGTGCGGAGTTGGAAGCGGCTGGGAGGTCCGGCTAATGGGCGGACTAAAAGAGCACCTATTACTTGAGTGCAAGCGGTTTAAACCCAAGGAAACAGGTGGCATTCTAATTGGCATATGCAACTATAAAACAAAAACAATTCACGTTTATGATATTATGAATGCCCCTCCCAATAGTAAAAGAACGTCGGTTTCCTTTATCCGAAGCAATACCGGACTGAAAGAAAGGGTTGATCAGATCAAAGCAATAACTGGCGGAATGATTGGTTACGTGGGAGAATGGCATACACACCCTATGCAGTTGGAGCAGCTAAGTGAAAGGGATAAGAAAACAGTTGATGAACTTTTGCCAATCAACAGAAAGGTTCCCATACCTACACTATCATTAATTGTCACTAACACCGATTTATTACCATACATTTTTTTATGA
- a CDS encoding helix-turn-helix transcriptional regulator: MINTDMPNKVHEGRNIKRFREMLGIKQDTLAFELGEDWTQKKISLLEQKETIEPDILEQVAKILKVTPEAIKSFSEEAAVNIISNTFTDFKDNASGINYNCDLTFNPIDKVIELYERLLAIEKEKNELLQGKQKK; the protein is encoded by the coding sequence ATGATAAACACGGATATGCCAAACAAAGTACACGAAGGACGGAACATTAAGCGTTTTAGGGAAATGCTAGGTATTAAGCAGGATACATTAGCATTTGAACTGGGCGAAGACTGGACACAAAAGAAGATTTCGCTTTTAGAGCAGAAAGAAACGATTGAGCCAGATATATTAGAACAGGTGGCAAAAATATTGAAAGTAACTCCTGAAGCTATTAAAAGCTTTAGTGAGGAAGCTGCTGTCAATATTATTTCAAATACGTTTACTGATTTCAAGGATAACGCTTCGGGTATAAACTATAATTGCGATCTTACTTTTAACCCTATTGATAAAGTAATCGAATTATATGAACGCTTACTTGCTATCGAGAAGGAGAAAAATGAATTGTTGCAGGGTAAGCAGAAGAAGTAA